The following are from one region of the Cetobacterium somerae genome:
- the rimO gene encoding 30S ribosomal protein S12 methylthiotransferase RimO produces MKLGLISLGCSKNLVDSEHLIGLMVARKGFEITNDLEEADVVLVNTCGFIGDAKEESIQAILEVAEKKNSGKVKKIIVAGCLAQRYADELISEIPEIDAVVGTGEIHKIEEIVDTILEDSKIVRCDSFEFLADAGTERILTTNPHTAYLKIAEGCNRRCTYCIIPQLRGNLRSRTIEDIVEEAKALAANGVREINLLAQETTEYGIDLYKKKALPDLLKELAKVDGIEWIRSYYMFPNSLTDELVEVIKNEPKVCKYFDIPIQHISGNILQNMARAKSGDHIKSILNKIRTEIPEATIRTTVIVGFPGETEEDFEELKDFIKEFKFDYVGVFKYSREEGTVAHDLENQVPEEIKEKRWAELTNLQAEIAEIKNRAMIGKVVEVMIDGISSESEFMLEGRTRGQALDIDGKVLTNDGTAKQGEIVKVKIEQNFEYDYIGAIVENEIK; encoded by the coding sequence ATGAAATTAGGTTTAATAAGTTTAGGTTGTAGTAAAAACTTAGTTGACAGTGAGCACTTAATAGGGCTAATGGTAGCTAGAAAAGGATTTGAAATAACAAATGATTTAGAAGAGGCAGATGTTGTTTTAGTAAATACATGTGGATTTATTGGAGATGCAAAAGAGGAATCAATTCAAGCAATATTAGAAGTTGCAGAAAAGAAAAACTCTGGAAAAGTAAAAAAAATAATTGTTGCAGGATGCTTAGCGCAAAGATATGCTGATGAGTTAATTTCAGAAATTCCTGAAATAGATGCTGTAGTTGGTACAGGTGAAATACATAAAATAGAAGAGATAGTAGATACAATTTTAGAGGATTCTAAAATTGTGAGATGTGATTCTTTTGAATTCTTAGCAGATGCAGGAACAGAAAGAATTTTAACAACAAATCCTCACACTGCTTATTTAAAAATAGCAGAAGGATGTAATAGAAGATGTACGTACTGTATTATACCTCAACTTAGAGGAAATTTAAGAAGTAGAACAATAGAGGATATTGTAGAAGAAGCAAAAGCTTTAGCAGCAAATGGAGTAAGAGAAATAAATTTATTAGCTCAAGAAACAACAGAGTATGGAATTGATTTATATAAAAAGAAAGCTTTACCTGATTTATTAAAAGAATTAGCAAAAGTAGATGGAATAGAGTGGATTAGATCATATTATATGTTCCCTAATTCATTAACAGATGAACTAGTTGAAGTTATAAAAAATGAACCAAAAGTTTGTAAATATTTTGATATTCCAATTCAACATATTTCAGGAAATATACTACAAAATATGGCTAGAGCAAAATCAGGTGATCATATAAAATCAATTTTAAATAAAATAAGAACTGAAATTCCTGAAGCAACAATCAGAACTACTGTAATTGTAGGATTCCCAGGGGAAACAGAGGAAGATTTTGAAGAGTTAAAAGATTTTATAAAAGAGTTTAAATTTGATTATGTAGGTGTATTTAAGTACTCTAGAGAAGAGGGAACTGTTGCACATGATTTAGAGAATCAAGTTCCAGAAGAAATAAAAGAAAAAAGATGGGCTGAATTAACAAATTTACAAGCTGAAATTGCAGAGATAAAAAATAGAGCAATGATTGGAAAAGTTGTTGAAGTTATGATTGATGGTATTTCTTCAGAGAGTGAGTTTATGCTAGAGGGAAGAACTAGAGGACAAGCTTTAGATATAGATGGAAAAGTTTTAACAAATGATGGAACTGCAAAACAAGGGGAAATAGTAAAAGTAAAAATAGAACAAAATTTTGAATATGACTATATAGGGGCAATTGTAGAAAACGAAATAAAATAG
- a CDS encoding tRNA (cytidine(34)-2'-O)-methyltransferase has product MNIVLMEPEIPYNTGNIGRSCVLTNTTLHLIKPLGFSLDEKQIKRSGLDYWELIDLKVWENYEELRAAYPESNFYFATTKTTQKYSDVRYNPNDFIVFGPESRGIPAEIREANKETCITIPMIKMGRSLNLSNSAAIVLYEALRQNNFDLGE; this is encoded by the coding sequence ATGAATATAGTACTAATGGAACCTGAAATTCCTTATAATACAGGTAATATCGGAAGAAGTTGTGTTCTTACAAATACAACCCTACACTTAATTAAACCTTTAGGGTTTTCTTTAGATGAAAAACAAATTAAAAGATCTGGTCTTGACTACTGGGAATTAATCGATTTAAAAGTATGGGAAAATTATGAAGAGTTAAGAGCAGCTTACCCTGAATCTAATTTTTATTTTGCTACTACTAAAACTACACAAAAATATTCAGATGTAAGATATAATCCAAATGATTTTATTGTTTTCGGTCCTGAGTCTAGAGGAATTCCTGCAGAAATTAGAGAAGCTAATAAAGAAACTTGTATAACTATTCCAATGATTAAAATGGGTAGATCTCTTAATTTATCAAATTCTGCTGCTATAGTTCTTTATGAAGCATTAAGACAAAATAATTTTGATTTAGGAGAGTAA
- a CDS encoding dihydrofolate reductase — protein sequence MLSLIVAMDENNLIGNNNCMPWNIPEDLNLFKEITSNSIVIMGRKTFQSIGKPLPNRINFVLTKDKNFFHKDIQIFNCPDNALKKALSLQKITNKKIFIIGGKTIYEYFLPLINEFHFSYIKGKFFGDTFFPEVNTSNFYIANTREFKDFIYIHYIKNTCNF from the coding sequence ATGCTTTCACTCATCGTAGCAATGGATGAAAATAATTTAATTGGTAACAATAATTGTATGCCTTGGAATATCCCTGAAGATCTAAATCTTTTTAAAGAAATTACTAGTAATAGCATTGTAATTATGGGAAGAAAAACTTTTCAATCAATTGGAAAACCTCTTCCGAATAGAATCAATTTTGTTTTGACTAAGGATAAGAATTTTTTTCACAAAGATATCCAAATATTTAACTGCCCAGATAACGCTTTAAAAAAAGCGTTATCTTTACAAAAAATTACTAACAAAAAAATTTTTATTATTGGTGGAAAAACTATCTACGAATATTTTTTACCATTAATTAATGAATTTCATTTCTCTTATATTAAAGGTAAGTTTTTTGGAGATACCTTTTTTCCTGAAGTAAATACCTCTAATTTCTATATAGCTAACACAAGAGAATTCAAAGATTTCATCTATATACACTACATAAAAAACACTTGTAATTTTTAA
- a CDS encoding OmpP1/FadL family transporter: MNRFKLSLLALIASLSVSTMGASIDHIQNYSAEYGGNPAQQGAINVGSTVYFNPAGLMRLENGTYIVGGIQYAFGDQNMSQGGRDFSTNLSSPIPNFALYKKTDDGAYFWTMGGVGGGAELEYKNSIPLSVNLLGNNIDFNNFLDNTHVKGSNMYAQTTLGKAFNLTDKWSASLAVRGVYGKRTLKANAHVEKDVKLSDITGKPIPSFMNPSLFKSGDASIDSEREAYGFGGQFGLNYAPNDRLNIGFRYDTKVKLKFKTKSDISDSTKGALGIGVSDALLGLYPVYKDGEKLRRDLPALAALGASYKVTEQWTTFVGGNYYFNESATMDRIGKTNVDYKNGWEISVGSEYWFTPQIAWLVGFNYADTGAPDKSFAATEYALNSTMLGTGVKYRPNETVEWTVAFNHYIYDSRTVNDIKYEKEISSIGINFVKKF, encoded by the coding sequence ATGAACAGATTTAAATTATCGTTACTAGCTTTAATAGCTAGTTTAAGTGTTTCTACTATGGGAGCATCTATAGATCATATTCAAAATTATTCAGCTGAATACGGTGGAAACCCAGCACAACAAGGTGCTATAAATGTAGGGTCTACAGTTTACTTCAACCCAGCTGGTTTAATGAGATTAGAAAACGGAACTTACATTGTTGGTGGAATTCAATATGCCTTTGGTGACCAAAATATGAGTCAAGGGGGAAGAGATTTTTCAACTAACCTTTCTTCACCTATACCTAACTTTGCTCTTTATAAAAAGACAGATGATGGAGCTTACTTCTGGACAATGGGAGGAGTTGGAGGTGGAGCTGAGTTAGAATATAAAAATAGTATTCCTTTATCCGTAAATTTATTAGGAAATAATATCGATTTTAATAATTTCTTAGATAATACACATGTAAAAGGTTCTAATATGTATGCTCAAACTACTTTAGGAAAAGCCTTTAATTTAACAGATAAATGGTCAGCTTCATTAGCAGTTAGAGGAGTTTACGGAAAAAGAACTTTAAAAGCTAATGCTCATGTTGAAAAAGATGTAAAACTAAGTGATATTACTGGAAAACCTATACCAAGCTTTATGAATCCTTCTCTTTTCAAATCTGGCGATGCATCAATTGATTCTGAAAGAGAAGCTTATGGATTCGGTGGACAGTTTGGTCTAAACTATGCACCAAATGACAGATTAAACATTGGATTTAGATATGATACTAAAGTAAAATTAAAGTTTAAAACTAAATCTGATATTTCAGATTCTACAAAAGGAGCTCTTGGTATAGGTGTATCAGATGCACTTTTAGGACTATATCCTGTTTATAAAGATGGAGAAAAACTTAGAAGAGATTTACCTGCTTTAGCTGCTCTAGGAGCGTCGTATAAAGTTACAGAACAATGGACTACTTTTGTAGGTGGTAACTATTACTTCAATGAGTCAGCTACTATGGATAGAATAGGGAAAACTAATGTAGACTACAAAAACGGATGGGAGATATCTGTTGGATCTGAGTACTGGTTTACTCCACAAATCGCTTGGCTTGTTGGATTTAACTATGCTGATACAGGAGCTCCTGATAAGAGTTTCGCGGCTACTGAATACGCTTTAAACTCTACAATGTTAGGAACAGGAGTTAAATACAGACCTAACGAAACTGTAGAATGGACTGTTGCTTTCAATCATTATATTTATGATTCTAGAACAGTTAATGATATAAAATATGAAAAAGAGATATCTAGTATAGGTATCAACTTTGTAAAAAAGTTTTAA
- the pnp gene encoding polyribonucleotide nucleotidyltransferase: MFNEVSLSLEIGGRQLTLKTGKIARQSNGAVMVQYGDTILLSTVNRSKSAREGIDFFPLTVDYVEKYYAAGKFPGGFNKREARPSTNATLIARLIDRPIRPMFPEGFHYDVHIVNTTLSYDGVCTPDFMGIVGSSVALTVSDIPFMGPVAGVVVGMIDGEFILNPTPEQLKISELDLSVAGSMDAINMVEAGAKEIDEETMLKAIMFAHDNIKKLCQFQMEFQALVGKEKIEFQAPEVMPIVKNFIDQNGANKLKEAVLTTGKKAREEAVDQLEEVLFAEFVNANFGEEEVPAEVVAEFAKYYHDLMKEQVRDAILYNKHRVDGRATTEIRDLAAEVNVLPIVHGSALFTRGETQALVVATLGTKEDEQLIDGLDEEYFKKFYLHYNFPPYSVGETGRMGAPGRRELGHGSLAERALSYVMPSVEDFPYTVRLVSEITESNGSSSQASICGGSLALMHAGVPIKEHVAGIAMGLIKKDDDYVVLTDIMGLEDHLGDMDFKVAGTKTGITALQMDMKIAGISEDIMRIALKQALDARLQILELMNSTISNTNELAPTVPRIHQMVIPKDKIAVLIGPGGKNIKGIIEATGATIDIEDDGRVSIFCKGLDVLEDTIKLVNGYVKDVEIGEVYLGRVVNIAKFGAFMEILPGKEGLLHVSEISLERVANVEDVLKVGDTFEVKVISTENGKISLSRKKLLQEMAAE; the protein is encoded by the coding sequence ATGTTTAATGAAGTAAGCTTAAGCTTAGAAATAGGTGGAAGACAATTAACGTTAAAAACTGGTAAAATAGCAAGACAATCAAACGGAGCTGTAATGGTTCAATACGGTGATACAATTTTATTAAGTACAGTTAACAGAAGTAAAAGTGCTAGAGAGGGAATAGACTTCTTTCCTTTAACAGTAGATTATGTAGAAAAATATTATGCAGCTGGGAAATTCCCAGGAGGATTTAATAAAAGAGAAGCTAGACCATCAACAAATGCTACACTGATAGCTAGATTAATAGACAGACCAATAAGACCAATGTTCCCAGAAGGGTTTCATTATGATGTTCATATTGTAAATACAACACTTTCATATGATGGAGTATGTACTCCTGATTTCATGGGAATTGTTGGATCATCAGTAGCTTTAACAGTATCTGATATTCCATTTATGGGACCAGTAGCTGGAGTAGTAGTTGGAATGATAGATGGAGAGTTTATTTTAAATCCAACACCAGAGCAATTAAAAATAAGTGAATTAGATTTATCTGTAGCTGGAAGTATGGATGCTATCAACATGGTTGAAGCAGGAGCAAAAGAAATTGATGAGGAAACAATGTTAAAAGCTATAATGTTTGCTCATGATAATATAAAGAAATTATGTCAGTTCCAAATGGAGTTCCAAGCTTTAGTTGGTAAAGAGAAGATAGAGTTTCAAGCACCTGAAGTAATGCCGATAGTTAAAAACTTTATCGATCAGAATGGAGCTAATAAATTAAAAGAAGCTGTTTTAACAACTGGAAAAAAAGCTAGAGAAGAAGCTGTGGATCAATTAGAGGAAGTTTTATTTGCAGAATTTGTAAATGCAAACTTTGGAGAAGAGGAAGTTCCAGCAGAAGTAGTTGCAGAATTTGCAAAATACTATCACGATTTAATGAAAGAGCAAGTTAGAGATGCTATTTTATACAATAAACATAGAGTAGATGGAAGAGCTACAACAGAAATTAGAGACTTAGCAGCAGAAGTAAATGTTTTACCAATTGTACATGGATCAGCTTTATTTACAAGAGGAGAAACACAAGCATTAGTTGTAGCAACTTTAGGAACTAAAGAGGATGAGCAATTAATAGATGGTCTAGATGAAGAGTATTTTAAAAAATTCTATCTACACTATAATTTCCCTCCATATTCAGTTGGAGAAACAGGAAGAATGGGTGCACCTGGAAGAAGAGAACTAGGACATGGATCTTTAGCAGAGAGAGCATTAAGTTATGTAATGCCTTCAGTAGAAGACTTCCCATATACAGTTAGATTAGTTTCAGAAATAACAGAATCTAATGGATCATCATCTCAAGCGTCAATCTGTGGAGGATCACTAGCATTAATGCATGCAGGGGTACCTATTAAAGAACATGTAGCTGGAATTGCAATGGGTCTAATCAAAAAAGATGATGATTATGTTGTATTAACAGATATAATGGGTCTAGAGGATCACTTAGGAGATATGGACTTTAAAGTTGCAGGAACTAAGACTGGAATAACTGCTTTACAAATGGATATGAAGATTGCAGGAATATCAGAGGATATTATGAGAATAGCTTTAAAGCAAGCTTTAGATGCTAGATTACAAATATTAGAATTAATGAATAGCACAATATCAAATACAAATGAATTAGCACCAACTGTTCCAAGAATTCACCAAATGGTAATTCCGAAGGATAAAATTGCAGTTTTAATAGGACCTGGTGGAAAAAATATAAAAGGAATTATAGAAGCAACAGGTGCAACTATCGATATAGAAGATGATGGAAGAGTATCTATATTCTGTAAAGGATTAGATGTTTTAGAGGACACTATAAAGTTAGTAAATGGATATGTTAAAGATGTTGAAATAGGAGAGGTATATTTAGGAAGAGTAGTAAATATAGCTAAGTTTGGAGCTTTCATGGAAATATTACCAGGAAAAGAGGGACTTCTTCACGTGTCAGAAATATCTTTAGAAAGAGTGGCTAATGTTGAAGATGTATTAAAAGTTGGAGACACATTTGAAGTAAAAGTAATTTCTACAGAAAATGGAAAAATCAGTTTAAGTAGAAAGAAATTATTACAAGAAATGGCAGCTGAATAA
- a CDS encoding FtsW/RodA/SpoVE family cell cycle protein, with protein sequence MENTTGQFFQENLKNQQQKIKNRIMRLRQRRFSLFFVIVILMVLSSINMVSAAFYMKPENIKKHFMYILIFFIIYLFIGNAGKIKKLKLTYKVLSNRKVNGAIFLTSIFVLLGMYIGGKMNLPFIPKINGAYGWINLGPVSIQPAEILKCAFVINMANCLARAEDNDLSESVTIVNALIYLGVYGILILAQKDMGTAIHYLAIWLFMIFMSKLKDKWILRVSCLGGILGIGGLAAVYKYASEDGASYKIMRIKSYIDGLFFGNYSDDYGYQVKQSVYAFGSGGLFGKGYANGVQKYSYLPEIHTDFIMATFGEEFGIMGMFVVVGLFFALYHFIMVTGRECKNYFGKYLALGMGAQIITQVIINIFVAVGLLPVFGLPMPFFSYGGSAMVTMGIALGLIHNMNVE encoded by the coding sequence ATGGAAAATACGACTGGACAATTTTTTCAAGAAAATTTAAAAAACCAACAACAAAAAATTAAAAATAGAATAATGAGATTAAGACAAAGACGATTTTCACTTTTTTTTGTTATAGTAATACTGATGGTTTTGAGTTCTATTAATATGGTTAGTGCAGCATTTTATATGAAACCAGAAAATATAAAAAAACATTTTATGTATATATTAATATTTTTTATAATATATCTTTTTATTGGTAATGCTGGTAAAATAAAAAAATTAAAACTAACGTATAAAGTTTTAAGCAATAGAAAAGTAAATGGAGCTATTTTTTTAACGAGTATTTTCGTTTTATTAGGAATGTATATAGGCGGGAAAATGAATTTACCATTTATTCCAAAAATAAATGGAGCTTATGGCTGGATAAATTTAGGTCCTGTTTCCATTCAGCCAGCTGAAATTTTAAAGTGTGCATTTGTTATAAATATGGCAAATTGCTTGGCAAGAGCAGAAGATAATGATTTAAGTGAAAGTGTGACAATAGTAAATGCTTTAATATACTTGGGAGTTTACGGTATATTAATTTTAGCTCAGAAAGATATGGGAACAGCAATTCACTATTTAGCAATTTGGTTATTTATGATATTTATGAGTAAATTAAAAGATAAATGGATTTTAAGAGTTAGTTGTTTAGGAGGAATATTAGGTATAGGTGGACTAGCAGCAGTTTATAAATATGCTAGCGAAGACGGAGCTTCTTATAAAATAATGAGAATAAAAAGTTATATAGATGGATTATTTTTTGGAAATTATTCAGATGATTATGGTTATCAGGTGAAGCAATCAGTTTATGCTTTTGGTAGCGGAGGGTTATTTGGAAAAGGGTATGCTAATGGTGTTCAAAAATATAGTTACCTTCCAGAAATACACACAGATTTTATAATGGCTACTTTTGGAGAAGAATTTGGAATAATGGGTATGTTTGTAGTTGTTGGATTATTTTTTGCATTATATCACTTTATAATGGTAACAGGAAGAGAATGCAAAAATTATTTTGGAAAATACTTAGCATTAGGAATGGGTGCTCAAATAATAACTCAAGTAATAATAAATATATTTGTAGCCGTTGGATTGCTACCAGTTTTTGGATTACCAATGCCATTCTTTAGTTATGGAGGAAGTGCAATGGTAACTATGGGGATAGCTCTTGGTTTGATTCATAATATGAATGTTGAATAA
- a CDS encoding YggT family protein, translating to MGLIYRIINLAFEIMNILILIRIVISWLAPYSRNDFTNLVYALTEPILKPFRTLIPMGNVRIDLSPVLAYFALKILRYIIFYLL from the coding sequence ATGGGTTTAATTTACAGAATTATAAATTTAGCTTTTGAAATTATGAATATACTTATATTAATAAGAATAGTAATCTCTTGGTTAGCTCCATATTCAAGAAATGACTTTACAAATCTTGTATATGCTTTAACAGAGCCAATTTTAAAACCTTTTAGGACTTTGATACCTATGGGAAATGTTAGAATAGATTTGTCACCAGTATTGGCTTATTTTGCTTTGAAGATTCTAAGATATATTATTTTTTATTTATTATAA
- the pgsA gene encoding CDP-diacylglycerol--glycerol-3-phosphate 3-phosphatidyltransferase, whose protein sequence is MNLPNKLTAIRLILAIPFIYFLQESAGTTHHTLYRMIAFGIFIFASLTDWLDGYIARKYNLITDLGKIMDPLADKILVISALVIFVKLDYIPAWMSIVVIAREFLISGIRTIAAAKGEVIPAGILGKYKTTTQMIVIIIMLFFGLGNTPEKETLYKTIYFYMTLIPVVLTIWSGWEYSVKAKHYFLGEK, encoded by the coding sequence TTGAATTTGCCAAATAAACTTACAGCAATTAGATTAATATTAGCAATACCTTTTATATACTTTTTACAAGAATCAGCAGGGACTACACATCATACTTTGTATAGAATGATAGCGTTTGGTATATTTATTTTTGCATCGCTGACAGATTGGTTAGATGGATATATAGCAAGAAAATATAATTTAATAACTGATTTGGGTAAGATAATGGATCCTTTGGCAGATAAAATACTTGTTATATCAGCATTGGTAATCTTTGTAAAATTAGATTATATTCCAGCATGGATGTCTATTGTTGTTATAGCAAGAGAATTTTTAATTAGTGGGATAAGAACTATAGCTGCAGCAAAAGGGGAAGTGATTCCTGCAGGAATTTTAGGGAAATATAAAACAACTACTCAAATGATTGTGATTATAATTATGCTGTTCTTTGGGCTAGGAAATACTCCTGAAAAAGAAACTTTGTATAAAACAATTTATTTTTATATGACATTAATTCCAGTTGTTTTAACAATTTGGTCTGGATGGGAATACTCAGTAAAAGCAAAACATTACTTTTTAGGAGAGAAATAA
- a CDS encoding TetR/AcrR family transcriptional regulator, translated as MPKKAIFKREQIHEKAFEMFEKHGLDDITARNLAKALNCSPAPIYSCYSSMDELKTELIERAKKIFLEYVIRPETDMVFLNSGIGLCAFAREEKQLFKSIFLRDNSYGNLLKKFRDLMKVEMEKDERFENLPTEFKHDLFLDCWLFGHGLATLIATDYFENPTNDFIKDKLLNSAAVMLYKKLDDFNSKNK; from the coding sequence ATGCCCAAAAAAGCAATTTTTAAAAGAGAGCAAATACATGAAAAAGCTTTTGAGATGTTTGAAAAACACGGTTTAGATGACATTACTGCAAGAAATTTAGCTAAAGCTTTAAACTGTTCTCCAGCTCCAATCTATAGCTGTTACTCTTCTATGGATGAGTTAAAAACAGAACTTATAGAAAGAGCCAAGAAAATTTTCTTAGAGTATGTAATTAGACCTGAAACTGATATGGTCTTTCTTAATAGTGGTATCGGACTTTGTGCATTTGCAAGAGAAGAAAAACAACTATTTAAGTCAATATTTCTTAGAGACAATTCATACGGTAATCTCTTAAAAAAGTTTAGAGATCTTATGAAAGTTGAGATGGAAAAAGATGAGAGATTTGAAAATTTACCAACTGAGTTTAAACACGATCTTTTTCTAGATTGTTGGTTATTTGGACATGGTTTAGCTACACTCATTGCAACTGATTATTTTGAGAATCCTACAAACGACTTCATCAAGGATAAACTTTTAAACAGTGCTGCTGTAATGCTCTATAAGAAGTTGGATGACTTTAATTCAAAAAATAAATAG
- the rsmH gene encoding 16S rRNA (cytosine(1402)-N(4))-methyltransferase RsmH: protein MHEIESEYHIPVLYYETLENLITDKDGIYVDCTLGGGGHSEGILKEISDKGRLISIDQDDQAIEFAKKRLEKYGKKWSVYKSNFENIETVLYMAGANEVTGILMDIGVSSTQLDDPERGFSYRYDTKLDMRMNREEALSAYEVVNEYEEGELVRIFFEYGEDRFARKVARLICQRREEKPIETTGELVEIIRKAYPPRSEKHPAKKVFQAIRIEVNRELDVLKNAITKSFNSLEKGGRLAIITFHSLEDRIVKNMFRDLCTGCKCPKEIPICVCNEKPKGKLVNRKPITSGQDELKFNNRAHSAKLRVIEKL from the coding sequence ATGCACGAAATAGAAAGTGAATACCACATACCAGTTTTATATTATGAAACATTAGAAAATTTAATAACAGATAAAGATGGTATATATGTAGATTGTACTTTAGGAGGAGGAGGACACTCTGAAGGTATATTAAAAGAAATTAGTGATAAAGGAAGATTAATTTCTATAGATCAAGATGATCAAGCAATAGAATTTGCAAAAAAAAGACTAGAGAAATATGGGAAAAAATGGTCTGTATATAAAAGTAACTTCGAAAATATAGAAACAGTTTTATATATGGCTGGAGCTAATGAAGTTACAGGAATTCTTATGGATATTGGAGTTTCATCTACTCAACTTGATGATCCAGAAAGAGGATTTTCATATAGATATGACACAAAGCTTGACATGAGAATGAATAGAGAAGAAGCGTTGTCAGCTTATGAAGTTGTTAATGAATACGAAGAAGGAGAATTAGTTAGAATTTTCTTTGAATACGGAGAGGATAGATTTGCTAGAAAGGTAGCTAGATTGATCTGTCAAAGAAGAGAGGAAAAGCCTATTGAAACGACTGGAGAACTTGTAGAGATAATAAGAAAAGCTTATCCACCAAGAAGTGAAAAACATCCAGCTAAAAAAGTTTTCCAAGCTATCAGAATTGAAGTTAATAGAGAATTAGATGTATTAAAAAATGCAATAACAAAATCTTTTAATAGTTTAGAAAAAGGAGGACGTTTAGCAATAATAACGTTCCATTCTTTAGAAGATAGAATTGTAAAAAATATGTTTAGAGATCTTTGTACAGGGTGTAAATGTCCAAAAGAGATTCCGATATGTGTATGTAATGAAAAACCTAAAGGTAAATTGGTAAATAGAAAACCAATAACTTCAGGTCAAGATGAGTTAAAATTTAATAATAGAGCACATTCAGCTAAATTAAGAGTTATCGAAAAATTATAA